Proteins encoded together in one Deinococcus irradiatisoli window:
- a CDS encoding menaquinone biosynthesis decarboxylase — MAFPDLRSFMALLEERGELLRVDAPISSDLELTEIADRFVKSGGPALLFENVRLPGGDASAFPVVIGLMGTRERTALALGVSDLNELASRVRALIDLKGQGGVGGMLSNLPKLKDAVHLLPRRVCRAAVQEVVWRGDEVDLTRLPVLKCWPLDGGPFVTLPLVITKDPETGERNMGMYRMQVMGQRVTGMHWQRHKTGTKHLEKARQRGQRLEVAVALGGDPALIYAATAPLPPLPGLDEFALAGYLRGQRYPVVKGITVDLDVPANAEFVLEGYVDPQEDWAVEGPFGDHTGFYTLPELYPRFHVTAITMRREAVYPATIVGRPPMEDAYLIEASERLFLPAAQLVLPEITDYHLPPVGVAHNLVIVSVRKGFPGGAYKVANGLLGLGQMMFAKVVVVVDDDLAVTDLPAVWQRMAELARPGRDTLISRGPIDALDHSSRAWSYGGKLIVDATRKRPEELGSALSSREEQSSAAVGESAFRPQTSEELPTFEGVLAQRQTPDGYWYVALNKTRPHQARELAAAFAAHLAAAGMRHLLIADDQTNVENPDDVWWTILNNIDPERDVEVRGELLTWDGTPKLPEEGFVRPWPPKITMTPEVKNRVDSLWHVFGLPQRWR; from the coding sequence TGGCCCTGCTCGAAGAGCGCGGCGAGCTGCTGCGCGTCGATGCGCCGATCAGCAGCGACCTCGAACTCACCGAAATCGCCGACCGCTTCGTCAAGAGTGGAGGCCCGGCGCTGCTGTTCGAGAATGTCCGTTTGCCGGGCGGCGACGCCAGCGCCTTTCCGGTGGTCATCGGCCTGATGGGCACCCGCGAGCGCACTGCCCTGGCGCTGGGCGTCAGCGACCTCAACGAACTGGCGAGCCGGGTGCGCGCCCTAATCGACCTCAAGGGTCAGGGAGGCGTGGGCGGCATGCTCTCCAACCTGCCGAAGCTCAAAGACGCGGTGCACCTCCTGCCGCGCCGGGTTTGTCGCGCCGCGGTGCAAGAAGTCGTCTGGCGCGGCGACGAGGTCGACCTGACCCGCCTGCCGGTGCTCAAGTGCTGGCCGCTCGACGGCGGTCCGTTCGTCACCCTGCCGCTGGTCATCACCAAGGACCCGGAAACCGGCGAGCGCAACATGGGCATGTACCGCATGCAGGTGATGGGCCAGCGGGTCACCGGCATGCACTGGCAGCGCCACAAGACCGGCACCAAGCACCTCGAAAAAGCCCGGCAACGCGGCCAGCGTCTCGAAGTCGCCGTGGCGCTCGGCGGCGATCCGGCCCTGATCTATGCTGCCACCGCACCGCTTCCGCCGCTTCCCGGCCTCGACGAGTTCGCCCTGGCCGGGTACCTGCGCGGCCAGCGCTATCCGGTCGTCAAGGGAATCACGGTCGATCTCGACGTTCCGGCCAATGCCGAATTCGTTCTCGAAGGCTACGTCGATCCGCAGGAAGACTGGGCGGTGGAAGGACCGTTCGGCGACCACACCGGCTTCTACACCTTGCCGGAGTTGTACCCGCGCTTTCACGTCACGGCGATCACCATGCGCCGGGAAGCGGTGTATCCGGCAACCATCGTGGGCCGCCCGCCGATGGAAGACGCCTACCTCATCGAAGCCAGCGAACGCCTGTTTCTGCCGGCCGCCCAACTGGTACTGCCGGAAATCACCGACTACCACCTGCCGCCGGTGGGCGTGGCGCACAACCTGGTGATCGTCAGTGTCCGCAAGGGCTTTCCCGGCGGCGCCTACAAAGTCGCCAACGGTCTGCTCGGCTTGGGCCAGATGATGTTCGCCAAAGTAGTGGTGGTCGTGGACGACGATTTGGCCGTCACCGACTTGCCGGCGGTCTGGCAGCGGATGGCCGAGCTGGCCCGGCCGGGCCGCGACACCCTGATCTCGCGCGGTCCCATCGACGCACTCGATCATTCGAGTCGGGCCTGGAGTTACGGCGGCAAGCTGATCGTCGATGCCACCCGCAAGCGGCCCGAAGAACTCGGTTCGGCGCTCAGCAGCCGCGAAGAGCAGTCGAGCGCGGCGGTGGGGGAGAGTGCCTTCCGGCCGCAGACCAGCGAAGAGCTTCCCACCTTCGAAGGTGTTCTGGCCCAGCGGCAGACCCCGGACGGCTACTGGTACGTGGCCCTGAACAAAACCCGCCCGCACCAGGCGCGCGAACTCGCGGCGGCTTTTGCTGCCCATCTGGCAGCGGCGGGCATGCGTCACCTGCTGATCGCCGACGACCAGACGAATGTCGAGAACCCCGACGACGTGTGGTGGACCATCCTGAACAACATCGACCCCGAACGTGATGTCGAGGTGCGCGGCGAGCTGCTGACCTGGGACGGCACCCCCAAGCTTCCGGAAGAAGGTTTTGTGCGCCCCTGGCCACCCAAGATCACCATGACCCCAGAAGTGAAAAATCGTGTCGACTCGCTCTGGCACGTCTTTGGCTTGCCGCAGCGCTGGCGCTGA